A window of the Chlamydiales bacterium genome harbors these coding sequences:
- a CDS encoding condensation domain-containing protein produces MAIALNFLEVAECKVDLGSRSNLNFSVIAHYRGRLTTSIVKAGLEHWSYQHPLLRVALKVVDSVYHFIHLETFELPFREGLYDGENQWKREVQIELRDRFTQEDQPLWRACLLKGDEEGEMHVTFHHVIADGICAMPAMNHLFGIFANLLQGTSPAYTLFDDVIPPVESLFSLCTKEVEIDKAVPVRIERDFQMDFVKYELDMTITKKILVWSKEQGVKVHATLFAALLLAVRRVVKPDFENFQALTVINYRRFFTPPVPNEVMKLLRAGMITEVEVALEDDLASIARAIHDDVHSKLDSGEAIYPLKVMAERSSVEMSAQEVWKRALKPSNVIAVTNLGVLNFTGDYTGLVLDQLFFVADVRPFFEEANNFVLGAHTFKGKTMLTLWFLQELVEEVTANQILAHMQEILSIPN; encoded by the coding sequence GTGGCTATAGCATTGAATTTTTTGGAAGTTGCCGAATGTAAGGTGGATTTGGGATCTCGAAGTAATCTTAATTTTTCTGTCATTGCACATTATAGAGGAAGACTAACGACATCTATTGTTAAAGCAGGATTGGAGCATTGGTCATATCAGCATCCGCTACTACGAGTTGCATTGAAAGTGGTTGATTCTGTGTATCATTTTATCCATTTAGAAACTTTTGAACTGCCTTTCCGAGAAGGTTTGTATGATGGAGAAAATCAATGGAAAAGAGAGGTTCAAATTGAGCTAAGAGATCGATTTACCCAAGAAGACCAACCATTATGGCGTGCATGCCTATTAAAAGGAGATGAAGAGGGAGAAATGCATGTGACTTTTCACCATGTCATTGCTGATGGTATATGTGCAATGCCTGCTATGAACCATTTGTTTGGAATTTTTGCTAATTTATTGCAAGGGACTTCTCCTGCTTATACTTTATTTGATGATGTTATACCGCCTGTAGAATCACTATTTTCCTTATGTACAAAAGAAGTGGAGATAGATAAAGCTGTTCCTGTAAGAATAGAGCGTGATTTTCAGATGGATTTTGTCAAATATGAGCTGGACATGACGATAACAAAAAAGATTCTTGTTTGGTCAAAAGAACAAGGAGTTAAGGTTCATGCGACTCTTTTTGCAGCTTTGTTATTGGCCGTACGTAGAGTTGTAAAGCCCGATTTTGAAAATTTTCAAGCGTTAACTGTGATTAATTATCGCCGTTTTTTTACACCACCTGTACCTAATGAAGTCATGAAGCTTTTACGTGCAGGGATGATTACGGAAGTAGAAGTTGCTCTAGAAGATGATCTTGCGAGTATTGCTAGAGCCATTCACGACGATGTTCACAGTAAGTTAGATTCTGGAGAAGCAATATATCCACTTAAAGTAATGGCAGAAAGATCTTCTGTGGAAATGTCAGCACAAGAGGTGTGGAAAAGAGCTCTAAAACCTTCTAACGTGATTGCAGTTACTAATCTTGGAGTTCTAAATTTTACAGGAGATTACACAGGGTTGGTTTTAGATCAACTTTTTTTTGTTGCTGATGTTAGACCTTTTTTTGAGGAAGCAAATAATTTTGTTTTAGGCGCCCATACCTTTAAAGGGAAGACAATGCTTACCTTATGGTTTTTGCAGGAATTGGTTGAAGAGGTAACTGCAAACCAAATATTAGCACACATGCAAGAAATTTTATCTATACCCAATTAA
- a CDS encoding efflux transporter outer membrane subunit, giving the protein MKRLLYLLAFFFLLQSCSLNPPYNRPSHTSPPNWRFAADNTSTANNFRWWKQFQDPILDALICEALRYNYDIKIAAATVCAFYARLGIAASAQYPQVNGNIVVGRQQTATALVPSLPGQARIYNVYEGLLNFSFDLDLWGQLQSLTENALYTYLSTIEARRSIVLTVVSGVAAGYLLLRQFDEQLKISNDTLKSRIESLRLAKARFEGGQTSLMEVRQAESEVDDAKVQVIQFELQISLQEDLISVLIGANPSPILRGRSLETLPIPPHIPAGLPSFLLCQRPDIIGAEELIIAANARIGAARAQFLPNISLTGLYGTESTSLKSLFTNPAETWNYSLNALQPIFTGGLLISQVELSNAQKCESINSYIKTIITAFQEVSDALISHQKALELAVVQKHNVEVLKDYLRLATIQYNNGETDYLTFLDAERKLFNVELDYATAQGDCLISVVELYKALGGGWVIDADNISQLTPPCKTECRPSPTLIFEHVIY; this is encoded by the coding sequence GTGAAAAGGTTACTCTACCTTCTAGCTTTTTTCTTTCTTTTACAATCTTGTTCTCTCAACCCCCCCTACAATAGACCAAGCCATACTTCGCCTCCTAATTGGCGCTTTGCAGCAGACAATACAAGCACAGCAAATAATTTTCGTTGGTGGAAACAGTTTCAAGACCCCATTCTTGACGCACTTATTTGTGAAGCACTTCGTTACAATTATGATATTAAAATAGCTGCTGCTACAGTATGTGCTTTTTATGCACGCCTTGGCATTGCCGCGTCTGCGCAATACCCTCAAGTTAATGGGAATATTGTTGTTGGAAGACAACAAACAGCAACAGCTCTTGTTCCTTCACTTCCTGGACAAGCAAGAATTTACAACGTATATGAAGGACTTTTAAACTTCTCCTTTGATCTTGACTTATGGGGGCAACTTCAAAGCTTGACAGAAAATGCTCTATACACATATTTAAGTACCATTGAAGCAAGAAGGTCCATTGTTTTAACTGTTGTTAGCGGTGTTGCTGCAGGATACCTTCTTTTGAGACAATTCGATGAGCAGCTAAAAATTTCAAATGACACATTAAAATCTAGAATAGAATCTCTAAGACTTGCAAAAGCTCGTTTCGAGGGAGGGCAAACCTCTCTTATGGAGGTAAGGCAAGCTGAATCAGAAGTTGACGATGCAAAAGTGCAAGTCATTCAATTTGAATTACAAATTTCTCTCCAGGAGGATTTAATTAGCGTGCTCATTGGAGCCAATCCAAGTCCCATCTTAAGAGGGCGCTCTCTTGAAACATTGCCCATCCCTCCACATATTCCAGCGGGCCTTCCCTCATTTCTATTATGTCAAAGACCAGATATTATTGGTGCAGAAGAACTAATCATTGCGGCCAATGCTAGAATTGGAGCTGCAAGAGCCCAGTTTCTTCCCAATATTAGTTTAACTGGCCTATATGGCACTGAGAGCACATCACTAAAGAGCTTGTTTACAAATCCTGCTGAGACTTGGAACTACAGTTTAAATGCCCTTCAGCCAATCTTTACGGGAGGCCTTCTCATATCGCAAGTAGAGCTTTCCAATGCTCAAAAATGTGAATCCATTAACAGCTATATCAAAACGATTATTACAGCATTCCAAGAGGTTTCTGATGCTCTTATCTCTCATCAAAAAGCCCTAGAACTTGCAGTAGTGCAAAAACATAATGTAGAAGTTTTAAAAGATTACCTAAGACTTGCAACAATTCAATATAACAATGGAGAAACAGATTACCTTACCTTCCTAGACGCAGAAAGGAAGCTCTTTAATGTAGAGCTAGATTATGCCACAGCCCAAGGAGACTGCTTAATTTCTGTTGTAGAGCTCTATAAGGCCCTTGGCGGTGGATGGGTTATCGATGCTGATAACATTTCCCAACTAACACCTCCTTGCAAGACAGAATGCCGCCCCTCACCCACACTCATATTTGAACACGTTATTTACTAG